From a single Ignavibacteria bacterium genomic region:
- a CDS encoding MarR family transcriptional regulator, producing MIENEQIKNDMIRRFGDAYKAFGLNKLMGHIVALLIFSPQPVSLDDICDQLGRSKGPVSQILRRLRDKKLIRKAWVAENNRKDYYEIEPEIFENAFLNNFDLIRNNTRIAGILRDMAKDADLEKNSVTARRLEEMERFYKLMEIHYLNFQTEWEEERKRLYSEY from the coding sequence ATGATAGAAAACGAACAGATAAAAAATGATATGATTCGTCGCTTTGGCGATGCCTACAAGGCTTTCGGCTTGAACAAGCTGATGGGTCATATAGTAGCTTTGCTAATATTCAGTCCGCAACCTGTTTCTCTCGACGATATTTGCGATCAACTCGGCAGAAGCAAGGGCCCCGTCAGCCAGATTCTCAGGCGACTTCGCGACAAAAAGCTGATCAGGAAAGCCTGGGTAGCTGAAAACAACAGAAAAGATTATTACGAGATCGAACCCGAAATATTCGAGAACGCATTTCTTAATAATTTTGATCTTATCCGGAATAATACAAGAATCGCAGGTATTCTGAGAGATATGGCAAAGGATGCGGATCTCGAGAAAAACAGTGTTACCGCTAGACGGCTTGAAGAGATGGAAAGATTTTACAAATTGATGGAAATTCATTATTTGAATTTTCAAACCGAGTGGGAAGAAGAGAGAAAAAGACTCTACTCTGAATATTAA
- the fabG gene encoding 3-oxoacyl-ACP reductase FabG, with translation MKRLENKVAIVTGGARGIGKAAVLRFAEEGAAVAIWDVNEELGNELVSSLTNEGKKALFVKVDVTDFNSTTEAAAKTVETLGTIDILVNNAGITRDASLAKMTPEQWKMVIDVNLTGVFNCTKSVMNVMIEKGSGKIINTSSVVGLYGNFGQTNYVATKSGVIGMTKVWARELGRKGICVNAVAPGFIATEMVGTIPEKVINMLVEKTPLGRLGAPEDIANAYLFLASNESNYVNGTVLSVDGGLVM, from the coding sequence ATGAAAAGACTTGAAAACAAAGTTGCAATCGTCACCGGTGGCGCAAGAGGCATCGGGAAAGCAGCAGTTCTGAGATTTGCTGAAGAAGGCGCAGCCGTTGCAATTTGGGATGTAAATGAAGAACTTGGAAATGAACTTGTGTCTTCCCTTACTAATGAGGGTAAAAAGGCTCTGTTTGTAAAGGTGGATGTGACAGACTTCAATTCAACAACCGAAGCTGCCGCAAAAACAGTTGAGACTCTCGGGACCATTGACATCCTTGTTAACAATGCCGGAATCACCCGTGATGCGAGTCTCGCCAAAATGACACCCGAACAGTGGAAGATGGTAATTGATGTAAATTTGACCGGTGTTTTCAACTGCACAAAGTCAGTCATGAATGTAATGATTGAAAAAGGATCGGGCAAAATCATCAACACTTCGTCTGTTGTCGGTCTCTACGGAAATTTTGGTCAGACAAACTATGTAGCCACAAAATCAGGAGTTATCGGGATGACAAAGGTTTGGGCAAGAGAGCTTGGCAGAAAAGGAATATGTGTTAATGCTGTAGCTCCCGGATTCATAGCCACCGAGATGGTGGGTACAATTCCTGAAAAAGTAATTAACATGCTTGTTGAAAAAACTCCACTCGGAAGGCTTGGTGCCCCTGAAGATATTGCAAACGCATATCTTTTCCTCGCTTCTAATGAATCCAATTATGTAAATGGAACCGTCCTTAGTGTCGACGGTGGACTGGTGATGTAA
- a CDS encoding ketoacyl-ACP synthase III, which yields MIRKARIAGIGAFAPEKVVTNQFFNDILGEDVDTWLRENLTIRERRWCSENESTADLCEKAALEAIKDAGILPADINLIIIATDTPEFVSPSTASIIQHRIGAVNAGTFDINTACAGFVTALNTAAKFVAGDPDCNTVLVIGGYAMSKFLDLHDKKTVTLFADGAGAVVLTSSNDGEGFLNGELFSDGQYNEWMGIYAGGTKYPLTSEVLENKDHLLKFVKKFPKELNPEIWTKMVLKACQKEGISADKVDRYFFTQININSIWQTLDNLGVSRDKGEVIMSTYGYTGSACIPMALNEAYKSGRIKRGDYLMFVGSGGGLAFASALVKF from the coding sequence ATGATCAGAAAAGCCAGAATTGCAGGTATTGGTGCCTTTGCACCGGAAAAAGTGGTGACGAATCAATTTTTCAACGATATTCTCGGAGAAGATGTCGACACCTGGTTGAGAGAAAACCTTACGATCAGAGAACGCAGATGGTGTTCGGAGAATGAGTCCACAGCCGATCTTTGCGAAAAAGCGGCTCTGGAAGCAATCAAGGATGCCGGGATTTTACCGGCTGACATTAATCTGATAATAATTGCGACAGACACTCCCGAATTCGTGTCACCGTCCACAGCATCAATCATTCAACACAGAATTGGTGCCGTCAATGCCGGAACATTCGACATTAATACCGCTTGTGCGGGTTTTGTTACAGCTTTAAATACTGCAGCAAAATTTGTTGCCGGGGACCCGGATTGCAATACCGTTCTTGTGATTGGCGGGTATGCAATGAGTAAATTCCTTGATTTACATGATAAAAAAACTGTAACCCTTTTTGCCGATGGTGCCGGAGCGGTTGTCCTGACATCTTCAAACGATGGTGAAGGTTTCCTTAACGGAGAACTTTTCTCGGACGGGCAATACAACGAGTGGATGGGAATTTATGCCGGTGGAACTAAATATCCGTTAACTTCTGAAGTCCTGGAAAATAAGGATCACCTGCTTAAATTTGTGAAAAAATTCCCAAAAGAGCTGAATCCTGAAATCTGGACAAAGATGGTTTTAAAAGCGTGTCAAAAGGAAGGAATTTCTGCGGATAAAGTTGACAGATATTTCTTTACTCAGATCAATATCAATTCAATCTGGCAGACACTCGACAATCTGGGCGTGTCACGAGACAAAGGTGAAGTTATAATGTCGACCTACGGCTATACTGGTTCTGCATGTATTCCGATGGCTTTGAATGAAGCGTACAAATCGGGCAGAATTAAAAGGGGCGACTATCTGATGTTCGTTGGCTCAGGTGGCGGTCTTGCATTTGCGTCAGCTTTGGTAAAATTCTAA
- a CDS encoding sodium:solute symporter, with product MGLASSELVTAGWVLISAYIAVTLFFVIRGALKVKSMDDYAVGSVNFPPWTVGFALAASMTSAATFVINPGLVATYGISGFISYGLVYPAAAIISLIVLTIGFRKFGSSVKAGTLAQWMGKKYESKGFGLYFAVLSLLLLTFIVLIAVGLTKVIAKTLDVPEIYVLIGTVIFVFGYMMFGGANSMVYTNTVQAIIMLFVAFIMLGSGYHYFNDGIGGFIDKLGNIDGKLVQVYNESSFLFRDFFEIFIAQIVIGAAIVCQPHIITKSLLIKDPKGVKAYLISGAIAQGIFFLVVFVGLYARLQFPELKAGEIALKTDGIIPAYVVTVFPVFVSLFVVLGLISAGISTLEGLIQSLSSTITQDILKPFVIDKYFKSEPDQRKMILINRGVIAILAVVSILLTYDQLINPKLSVAIFAQNGVYAYFSAAFVPIIFGMFVKNVNRTGVMVASVAAVAVHFTMYYGKIAVPFTVATGENPGVAAAVAIIISCLLALLFQKLPGGKK from the coding sequence ATGGGACTTGCCTCAAGTGAACTTGTAACTGCGGGTTGGGTTTTAATATCGGCTTATATCGCTGTGACTCTTTTCTTTGTAATCAGAGGTGCGCTCAAAGTCAAATCGATGGATGACTATGCAGTTGGAAGTGTAAATTTCCCTCCATGGACTGTCGGGTTTGCACTTGCTGCCTCGATGACAAGCGCTGCTACTTTCGTTATTAATCCCGGTCTTGTGGCGACATATGGTATCAGCGGATTTATTTCTTACGGACTGGTTTATCCGGCGGCTGCTATAATTTCGCTGATTGTCCTGACGATTGGATTTAGAAAATTTGGCTCCTCAGTTAAGGCGGGTACACTCGCACAGTGGATGGGTAAGAAGTATGAAAGCAAGGGATTCGGACTCTATTTTGCAGTTTTATCACTTCTGCTCCTGACTTTTATTGTGCTGATAGCAGTCGGACTCACAAAAGTGATTGCTAAAACACTTGATGTACCCGAAATATATGTTCTCATTGGAACAGTAATATTTGTCTTTGGTTATATGATGTTTGGTGGTGCCAATTCGATGGTCTATACCAATACCGTCCAGGCAATAATAATGCTGTTTGTGGCATTTATCATGCTCGGATCAGGTTATCATTATTTCAATGATGGAATAGGCGGTTTCATAGACAAACTTGGAAACATCGACGGAAAACTGGTTCAGGTCTATAACGAGTCAAGTTTTCTTTTCAGGGATTTCTTCGAGATATTTATCGCACAAATTGTGATCGGGGCTGCGATAGTATGCCAACCCCACATAATTACAAAATCATTGTTGATAAAAGATCCGAAAGGGGTGAAAGCTTATCTGATAAGTGGTGCAATTGCCCAGGGGATATTTTTCCTCGTTGTATTTGTCGGACTTTACGCCAGGTTACAGTTCCCTGAACTGAAAGCAGGAGAGATTGCCCTGAAAACCGACGGTATTATTCCTGCCTATGTAGTAACAGTTTTCCCGGTTTTTGTTTCGTTGTTTGTGGTTTTAGGACTGATTTCTGCCGGAATTTCCACACTTGAGGGACTGATTCAGTCACTTTCAAGTACAATAACACAGGATATTCTGAAGCCTTTTGTGATCGACAAATACTTCAAGTCTGAACCTGACCAAAGAAAGATGATCCTAATAAACAGGGGAGTAATAGCAATCCTCGCAGTTGTCTCAATATTGCTGACATATGATCAGTTAATTAACCCGAAATTGAGTGTTGCCATTTTTGCACAAAATGGCGTCTATGCTTATTTTTCAGCGGCATTTGTGCCGATTATTTTCGGTATGTTTGTCAAAAATGTTAACAGAACCGGTGTGATGGTTGCATCTGTGGCAGCAGTCGCAGTTCATTTTACAATGTATTATGGCAAGATTGCTGTTCCATTCACTGTTGCCACAGGAGAGAATCCGGGAGTGGCTGCTGCTGTAGCGATTATTATTTCATGTTTGCTGGCACTTCTGTTTCAAAAATTGCCGGGAGGAAAGAAATGA